The following proteins come from a genomic window of Rutidosis leptorrhynchoides isolate AG116_Rl617_1_P2 chromosome 10, CSIRO_AGI_Rlap_v1, whole genome shotgun sequence:
- the LOC139870122 gene encoding receptor-like serine/threonine-protein kinase ALE2 yields the protein MFGSLEQGGIPFLNINLSPSLLPSQPVLVRRNGFEHLKVRFMSMSASVPSIISDANPPEPFMEPSIVPARAPSHIVQGPVAGPSVAVWRRHHHHLRHGKITHVVSPSPSPVPGCDQTCTEPLTSTPIGSPCGCVFPMKVRLLLQVSVYAVFPVVNELEIEIATGTYLTQSQVVITGASADTQNQEQTAVDINLVPLGEKFDNTTALLTYDRFWRKKLSLNRTLFGDYQVVYIAYPGLPSSPPYGDRAGSGPNGSPGNRQFPITANFVTKNQKMNPKTIFVIVLSAVVLLFVCCAAMSVFIKYRRISRSPTAVGPVFTTPSSKRRGLGAMLSSDPSNSTFSVISAMPTSLLSVKTFTLAELEKATEKFSSRKILGEGGFGTVYHGIMEDGAEVAVKLLNRDNNQNGDREFIAEVEMLSRLHHRNLVKLIGICIEGHTRCLVYELVPNGSVESHLHGVDKEKGPLDWDTRLKIALGAARGLAYLHEDSNPRVIHRDFKASNVLLEDDFTPKVSDFGLAREATEGSSHISTRVMGTFGYVAPEYAMTGHLLVKSDVYSYGVVLLELLSGRKPVDMSQPPGEENLVTWARPLLTTREGLEQLVDRTLSGTYDFDDMAKVAAIASMCVHPEVTQRPFMGEVVQALKLIYNDKDEVGGDNSTQRDSSVVESDFKGDHAPSDSSWWNAGGGATPKLIFGQASSFITMDYSSGPLEDMENRPFSASSFDGGLGVSLPISHGNRSGPLRTVRSKPLFYRSKGSMSEHGGLLSKPFWSEASF from the exons ATGTTTGGTTCACTTGAACAGGGAG gcattcCTTTCCTGAACATTAATTTGTCTCCATCTCTACTGCCTAGTCAACCCGTTTTAGTTAGAAGAAATGGTTTTGAACATCTCAAAG TGAGGTTCATGTCAATGAGCGCTTCAGTTCCATCTATAATATCAGATGCAAATCCACCCGAGCCCTTTATGGAGCCTTCAATTGTTCCTGCTCGTGCTCCTTCTCATATAGTTCAAG GCCCTGTTGCTGGTCCTAGTGTAGCCGTTTGGCGGCGTCATCACCATCATCTCCGTCATGGGAAGATCACTCATGTAGTCTCTCCATCTCCATCTCCAGTACCAG GTTGTGATCAAACCTGTACGGAACCACTCACTTCAACTCCCATTGGGTCACCTTGCGGTTGTGTTTTTCCAATGAAAGTCAGACTGCTTCTACAAGTATCCGTGTATGCTGTATTCCCCGTTGTAAATGAGCTCGAGATCGAAATTGCAACAGGCACATACCTAACGCAAAGCCAAGTTGTTATAACAGGTGCAAGTGCTGATACTCAAAATCAGGAACAAACAGcagttgatataaatttggttcCACTTGGAGAAAAATTCGATAACACTACGGCTTTACTCACGTATGATAGATTTTGGCGCAAAAAACTTTCTTTAAATAGAACCCTGTTTGGTGATTATCAGGTGGTTTATATTGCTTATCCAG GCCTTCCTTCTTCACCGCCGTACGGGGATCGCGCAGGGAGTGGACCAAATGGAAGCCCTGGAAACAGACAATTCCCCATCACTGCTAATTTTGTAACAAAAAATCAGAAGATGAACCCTAAAACTATTTTCGTAATAGTTTTGTCGGCAGTAGTGCTCTTGTTTGTTTGCTGTGCAGCAATGTCTGTATTTATTAAGTACAGAAGGATAAGTAGATCACCAACTGCTGTTGGACCTGTTTTCACAACGCCATCTAGCAAGAGGCGTG GGCTTGGAGCAATGTTATCAAGTGATCCATCAAACTCTACATTCTCTGTTATCTCTGCCATGCCTACTTCGCTTCTTTCCGTCAAAACATTCACATTAGCCGAACTTGAAAAGGCCACTGAAAAATTCAGCTCAAGAAAAATATTGGGCGAAGGTGGTTTTGGAACCGTTTATCATGGGATCATGGAAGATGGAGCTGAAGTTGCAGTGAAATTGCTGAATAGAGATAATAACCAAAATGGAGATCGTGAGTTCATTGCAGAAGTTGAGATGCTTAGCAGGTTGCATCATCGTAATCTTGTTAAACTCATTGGTATATGCATTGAAGGACATACACGCTGCTTGGTCTATGAGCTTGTTCCAAATGGCAGTGTTGAGTCTCATTTGCATG GTGTGGATAAGGAGAAAGGACCGCTCGATTGGGATACTCGATTGAAGATTGCTCTTGGGGCAGCAAGAGGGTTGGCTTATCTTCATGAAGATTCTAATCCACGTGTGATTCATCGTGATTTTAAGGCGAGCAACGTTTTACTAGAAGATGACTTTACTCCTAAGGTATCAGATTTTGGTTTAGCAAGAGAAGCTACAGAAGGGAGTAGTCATATTTCTACTCGTGTCATGGGAACTTTCGG TTATGTTGCCCCTGAATACGCAATGACAGGGCACCTACTAGTCAAAAGTGATGTTTATAGTTACGGGGTTGTGCTATTAGAGCTTCTATCAGGAAGGAAACCAGTTGACATGTCACAACCTCCCGGTGAAGAAAACCTCGTGACGTGGGCTCGTCCACTTCTCACAACCAGAGAAGGTCTAGAGCAGTTAGTCGACCGCACATTATCCGGGACGTACGATTTTGATGACATGGCAAAAGTAGCTGCAATAGCTTCCATGTGTGTTCACCCCGAGGTAACTCAAAGACCTTTCATGGGTGAAGTAGTACAAGCATTAAAGCTCATATATAACGATAAAGATGAAGTCGGAGGGGACAACTCTACTCAACGAGACTCTTCGGTGGTCGAGTCGGATTTCAAGGGGGACCATGCCCCTTCCGACAGCAGTTGGTGGAATGCTGGTGGTGGTGCCACCCCAAAGTTGATTTTTGGTCAAGCTTCTTCATTTATAACAATGGATTATAGCTCAGGCCCACTTGAAGATATGGAAAACAGACCGTTTTCAGCTTCGAGTTTTGATGGCGGGCTAGGGGTTTCTTTACCCATTAGTCACGGTAACAGGTCGGGCCCGCTTAGGACAGTTCGTAGCAAGCCGTTATTTTATAGATCTAAAGGAAGTATGAGTGAACATGGAGGACTCCTCTCAAAACCTTTTTGGAGTGAAGCTTCTTTCTAA